A genomic segment from Bradysia coprophila strain Holo2 chromosome III, BU_Bcop_v1, whole genome shotgun sequence encodes:
- the LOC119074333 gene encoding arginine-glutamic acid dipeptide repeats protein isoform X2 → MAASTQGEIRVGSGHQVNDVYAKLPDYEPIENYKEVDERELEEKRWSPAIVLDGDLLMYLRAARSMAAFQGMCDGGSPEDGCMAASRDDTTINAFDVLHDSGYDPGKALQALVKCPVPKGIDKKWTEDETKKFIKGLRQFGKNFFRIHKDLLPHKETPELVEFYYLWKKTPGANNNRPHRRRRAGSLRRNRVTRASNAPTNKKEETPEPTSTDTRPASITKEDNSSLTEDDASECESDSSTTNKRSTSNNTEILGDESPSRMRTRNKQAKDQSSNKRPKRGTDTPDTANDNPKTPNKNDKRKSTNNKPETPKAKKRPNIDVDADNDTSEDKDKRKRCDSPTESINSDSRPESVIDDQENTSEPPESSLSVHVPKDSEEKLEDPLSIAIMEPLSCVSSNEKDEEVEEESNQEPSIVDPSSEQAEPDPVVDDNAEVKVETKLPNEEEEEEQNTVPTENIPVTGSSQPEETFAPQPNPATTAVTSVINAAVSPSSFAAKEEEMVSAIANIKQETTSATTGAVNYASKDVLYIKKEPGDDSTDNSNSNEPHDLKVKVEIKTEKKPEASEQEPKFEEDHTAVAKPPSFEGHIKYGMTDPHMKYGMEATKYGDPMKFSHENPSKYPPDMTMKYPPQETLKYNPDGVMKYDMKPYMENPQKYTDESMKPYPENPMKMEQPQVLKGGPYQTEPADMKYNPESQHKYTMPPEALKYENDEGAAGMNKHSYPEPHSAHRSPYDQPQSMMKFGEQMSKFHGMPPSASNPQDLKYLPEMKYRVQDGSVKSQYSADNLIKSSAYPDHLSSMKYPPTDIDNSARSTPNQDSQGSNSNFQTQLHPHGNIPSPQTRAGSPQNQSPHLNQSQSTPLILSHPGLPSHHGSSHLPSNHPSLLSSSASPTVTPGGLTQQSQHLHGTANMPLGMSSGLNPANPSILPPTSTSSTHPTLHRPHQDIPSPLHHPLVGFGSHTSSSHNQSPSAPANNSRNESDRLERRDSGLHHRASPVGGMIPGSSSGLLTHPAIPHMHLGGPPTVPSVALPLLSSHHPSHLGPPLLPPNSSVPNAPLPLISSHSGSGLSDGRHTPISVPPSSTHAPTPTTASSAFSRTSPSVQYASLPPSSAHRTSSPSQPPNSLTRGSPLHLPHHSSASALSAAAAAAAERDRQALMRQQSPHMTPPPVSSSSLIASPLSKMYGQPPRSLGASSPPHHLRPGASPPVLRHPQMPLPLPLTGSMPTPMGMHPAHNPYSHHLIHPMFYPHQHNPFNAPYASYHPYSPAGYQFMARPPPPNAALEASVMSHHQSVPPRCDEPPAHVDKQMSISNSPSIHKQIKPPAPKTPQGSSSSGSNSGAGPYPSPHQYSQPHQFAESPLSAGKTSHMDALRAHAHSASSGLSHHPTDPVHVDIEPDPEPEVPSPTHNIQRGPSPDCKPDDTECHRSQSAIFVRRCDRGDYNSCTRTDLEFKPVADSKLARKREERDRKLAEKERERRQQQQQQAAQQQQQAAAAQQQQQQQQQQQQQQQQQQHQQQQAQQAAAQQQAQQQAAQQAKMKSEIKPYVDTPALRQLSEYARPHGFSPVEPMVPYHHPMGPMYSREREFEDLKNAQAAAAASSRLDPHWMEFYRMRGLHPSQFPLYPNQAAISQLERERLGIPPSHHGLDPNDPMIRLAGEFHAHSHTHLHLHSQQQQEAVGFQLPPNVPPYPRPNMLLGREHNPEVLLRMSYADQLQAAEFRQTMDRAHTLHEQYFRHQDILKVRAMEEAARGKH, encoded by the exons ATGGCGGCCTCCACTCAGGGAGAAATCAGAGTGGGTTCCGGCCACCAGGTAAACGATGTCTAT GCAAAACTTCCCGATTACGAACcaattgaaaattacaaagaAGTTGATGAACGTGAATTAGAAGAAAAACGATGGAGTCCTGCAATTGTATTAGACGGCGATTTGTTAATGTACTTACGAGCTGCTAGATCTATGGCAGCATTTCAAGGTATGTGTGATGGGGGATCTCCAGAAGACGGATGTATGGCAGCGAGTCGTGATGATACTACAATAAACGCATTTGATGTT CTACATGATTCTGGATATGACCCAGGCAAAGCGTTGCAAGCATTAGTTAAGTGCCCTGTACCAAAGGGAATCGATAAAAAATGGACTGAAgatgaaacaaagaaatttattaaagGTTTGAGACAATTTGGAAAGAACTTTTTCCGAATACACAAGGATTTATTGCCGCACAAAGAAACT CCCGAATTAGTGGAATTTTACTATTTATGGAAGAAAACGCCCGGTGCCAACAATAATCGACCACATAGACGTCGACGGGCAGGTTCACTTCGACGGAATCGAGTGACCCGTGCAAGTAATGCACCAACAAATAAAAAGGAAGAAACTCCTGAACCGACCTCAACAGACACACGACCAGCATCGATAACGAAAGAGGATAATAGCTCATTGACAGAGGACGATGCAAGCGAGTGTGAAAGTGATTCGAGTACGACAAATAAAC GTTCGACATCAAATAATACTGAAATTCTTGGTGACGAGTCTCCATCGAGAATGAGGACTCGCAATAAGCAAGCCAAAGATCAATCCAGTAACAAGCGCCCGAAACGAGGTACTGATACTCCTGATACGGCTAACGATAATCCAAAAACACCCaacaaaaatgacaaaagAAAAAGCACCAATAATAAGCCAGAAACGCCAAAGGCAAAGAAACGTCCCAATATTGACGTGGATGCTGACAATGACACATCCGAGGACAAAGATAAACGTAAACGATGTGAT AGTCCCACTGAAAGCATCAACTCTGACAGTCGACCAGAATCTGTCATTGATGATCAGGAGAATACGAGTGAGCCTCCAGAGAGCTCTCTATCTGTTCATGTACCTAAAGATTCAGAAGAAAAACTGGAAGATCCTCTGTCCATAGCCATTATGGAACCACTCTCATGCGTCAGCAGCAATGAAAAGGACGAAGAAGTGGAAGAAGAATCGAATCAAGAACCTTCAATCGTTGATCCGAGCAGTGAACAAGCTGAACCAGATCCAGTTGTAGACGATAATGCAGAGGTGAAAGTCGAAACCAAGTTACcgaacgaagaagaagaagaggaaCAGAACACTGTGCCAACGGAAAATATCCCGGTAACGGGTTCCAGTCAACCAGAAGAGACGTTTGCACCACAACCAAATCCAGCGACTACGGCAGTTACTTCTGTTATAAATGCTGCAGTTTCTCCCAGCTCATTTGCTGCTAAGGAAGAGGAAATGGTTTCCGCTATAGCGAATATCAAGCAGGAAACGACCTCAGCTACCACAGGAGCTGTAAACTATGCTTCTAAAGATGTTTTGTACATCAAAAAGGAGCCTGGAGATGATTCTACAGACAATAGCAACAGTAATGAACCGCATGACTTGAAGGTCAAAGTCGAAATAAAGACTGAAAAGAAGCCAGAAGCGTCTGAACAGGAACCGAAATTCGAGGAAGATCACACTGCTGTTGCGAAACCACCATCATTCGAAGGGCATATAAAATACGGAATGACTGATCCTCACATGAAATACGGGATGGAAGCTACGAAGTATGGCGAtccaatgaaattttcacatGAGAATCCGAGCAAATATCCGCCTGATATGACTATGAAGTATCCACCACAAGAGACATTAAAATATAATCCCGATGGAGTGATGAAGTATGACATGAAGCCATACAtggaaaatcctcaaaaataCACGGACGAATCAATGAAACCGTACCCGGAGAATCCAATGAAAATGGAACAGCCACAAGTGCTGAAAGGAGGTCCATATCAAACAGAACCAGCTGACATGAAATATAATCCAGAGAGCCAGCACAAGTATACAATGCCGCCAGAAGCACTGAAGTATGAAAACGACGAAGGGGCCGCAGGTATGAACAAACACTCCTACCCCGAACCACACTCTGCTCATCGATCTCCATACGATCAACCGCAGTCTATGATGAAATTTGGAGAACAAATGTCGAAATTCCATGGAATGCCACCGAGTGCTTCAAATCCACAAGATTTGAAGTATTTACCAGAAATGAAGTACCGCGTTCAAGATGGCTCCGTAAAATCACAATACTCTGCGGACAACTTGATTAAAAGTTCGGCTTATCCCGATCATCTTAGTTCGATGAAATACCCACCGACGGATATCGATAACTCGGCACGGTCCACTCCGAATCAGGATAGTCAGGGAAGTAACAGCAATTTCCAGACACAGCTTCATCCACATGGAAATATTCCGTCGCCACAAACAAGAGCTGGCTCTCCACAAAATCAGTCACCACATTTAAATCAATCTCAATCGACTCCACTGATACTTAGTCATCCTGGTCTCCCCAGTCATCACGGCAGCAGTCATCTACCTTCGAATCATCCATCACTACTATCCTCAAGTGCATCACCAACTGTTACACCTGGTGGCCTTACGCAGCAATCACAACACTTGCATGGAACTGCAAATATGCCTCTTGGCATGTCTAGTGGATTGAATCCAGCGAATCCGTCGATACTTCCCCCAACTAGTACTTCTTCTACACATCCAACGTTGCATCGACCTCACCAAGATATACCATCTCCGCTACATCATCCATTAGTTGGTTTTGGGTCGCATACGTCGAGTAGTCACAATCAGAGCCCATCGGCACCAGCCAACAATTCAAGAAATGAATCAGATCGACTCGAAAGAAGAGATAGCGGACTACATCACCGTGCGTCGCCTGTTGGTGGAATGATTCCTGGGAGCAGTTCGGGATTGCTCACTCATCCAGCGATTCCACATATGCATCTTGGTGGACCGCCGACCGTTCCATCTGTTGCTTTGCCACTATTATCATCGCATCATCCAAGTCATTTGGGGCCACCATTGCTACCTCCAAACTCTTCTGTACCAAATGCTCCATTGCCTCTGATCAGCAGTCATTCTGGAAGTGGTTTGAGCGATGGCCGACATACACCAATTTCTGTTCCGCCATCTTCGACACACGCCCCAACGCCAACCACTGCTAGTTCAGCATTTAGTCGTACAAGTCCAAGTGTTCAGTATGCTTCGTTACCACCTTCGTCTGCTCATCGCACAAGTTCTCCATCACAACCACCGAATAGTTTAACAAGAGGAAGTCCGCTACATTTACCACACCATTCATCTGCATCAGCCTTGTCTGCGGCTGCAGCAGCAGCTGCTGAACGTGATCGTCAAGCTTTAATGCGTCAGCAATCACCACATATGACACCTCCGCCAGTGTCATCATCATCGCTGATAGCAAGTCCATtaagcaaaatgtatggacaGCCGCCAAGATCGTTGGGCGCATCGTCTCCACCACATCACTTGCGACCAGGAGCTTCACCTCCAGTTCTCCGACATCCACAAATGCCTCTTCCACTTCCATTAACTGGAAGTATGCCTACACCAATGGGAATGCATCCAGCACATAATCCTTACTCTCACCATTTGATTCATCCAATGTTCTATCCGCATCAACACAATCCATTCAACGCTCCGTACGCCTCTTATCATCCGTATTCTCCAGCTGGCTATCAATTTATGGCTAGACCGCCACCTCCGAATGCAGCACTTGAAGCGAGTGTCATGTCTCACCATCAAAGTGTTCCACCACGATGTGACGAACCGCCAGCACATGTGGACAAACAAATGTCCATATCCAATTCACCGAGCATTCACAAACAG ATTAAACCTCCAGCACCTAAAACTCCACAGGGAAGTAGTAGCAGCGGAAGTAACAGTGGAGCAGGACCGTATCCGAGTCCACATCAATATTCTCAACCACATCAATTTGCCGAATCGCCATTGTCGGCGGGTAAAACAAGCCACATGGATGCGTTGAGAGCACATGCACATTCGGCTAGTAGCGGACTGAGTCATCATCCAACAGATCCTGTTCATGTCGATATCGAACCAGATCCTGAACCAGAAGTTCCTAGCCCTACACATAACATACAGCGCGGTCCTAGTCCCGATTGTAAGCCGGATGATACAGAATGCCATCGTTCGCAGTCGGCAAT ATTTGTTCGCCGATGTGACCGTGGTGATTACAATTCATGCACACGAACCGATCTCGAGTTCAAGCCTGTTGCAGATTCGAAATTAGCAAGAAAGCGAGAGGAACGGGATCGGAAATTGGCCGAGAAGGAACGTGAACGTCgtcaacagcaacaacagcaaGCTGctcaacagcaacaacaagcTGCAGCTGcccaacagcagcagcagcagcaacaacagcaacaacaacaacagcagcagcaacagcaCCAGCAACAACAGGCCCAACAAGCTGCCGCTCAACAACAAGCTCAACAACAGGCTGCACAACAAGCCAAAATGAAATCGGAAATCAAACCGTATGTCGACACACCAGCATTGAGACAGTTGTCCGAGTATGCTAGACCGCATGGTTTCAG TCCTGTTGAACCGATGGTTCCATATCATCATCCAATGGGGCCAATGTACAGTAGAGAGAG agaATTTGAGGATCTGAAAAATGCTCAAGCTGCAGCTGCTGCGTCTTCGAGACTTGATCCACATTGGATGGAATTTTACAGGATGCG CGGTCTTCATCCATCCCAATTCCCCCTTTATCCGAACCAAGCAGCTATATCTCAACTGGAACGCGAACGACTTGGCATACCTCCTTCACATCATGGACTTGATCCGAACGATCCAATG ATACGATTGGCTGGCGAATTTCACGCCCATTCTCATACTCATTTACATTTGCATTCACAGCAACAGCAAGAAGCAGTCGGATTCCAGCTACCAC CCAACGTACCACCATATCCACGACCGAATATGTTATTGGGGAGGGAACACAATCCGGAAGTTTTGCTGCGTATGTCCTACGCTGATCAATTGCAG GCGGCCGAGTTCCGACAGACGATGGATCGAGCGCATACATTGCACGAACAGTACTTCAG ACATCAAGACATATTGAAAGTCAGAGCAATGGAAGAGGCAGCACGAGGAAAACATTAG
- the LOC119074333 gene encoding arginine-glutamic acid dipeptide repeats protein isoform X7, with product MAASTQGEIRVGSGHQVNDVYAKLPDYEPIENYKEVDERELEEKRWSPAIVLDGDLLMYLRAARSMAAFQGMCDGGSPEDGCMAASRDDTTINAFDVLHDSGYDPGKALQALVKCPVPKGIDKKWTEDETKKFIKGLRQFGKNFFRIHKDLLPHKETPELVEFYYLWKKTPGANNNRPHRRRRAGSLRRNRVTRASNAPTNKKEETPEPTSTDTRPASITKEDNSSLTEDDASECESDSSTTNKRSTSNNTEILGDESPSRMRTRNKQAKDQSSNKRPKRGTDTPDTANDNPKTPNKNDKRKSTNNKPETPKAKKRPNIDVDADNDTSEDKDKRKRCDSPTESINSDSRPESVIDDQENTSEPPESSLSVHVPKDSEEKLEDPLSIAIMEPLSCVSSNEKDEEVEEESNQEPSIVDPSSEQAEPDPVVDDNAEVKVETKLPNEEEEEEQNTVPTENIPVTGSSQPEETFAPQPNPATTAVTSVINAAVSPSSFAAKEEEMVSAIANIKQETTSATTGAVNYASKDVLYIKKEPGDDSTDNSNSNEPHDLKVKVEIKTEKKPEASEQEPKFEEDHTAVAKPPSFEGHIKYGMTDPHMKYGMEATKYGDPMKFSHENPSKYPPDMTMKYPPQETLKYNPDGVMKYDMKPYMENPQKYTDESMKPYPENPMKMEQPQVLKGGPYQTEPADMKYNPESQHKYTMPPEALKYENDEGAAGMNKHSYPEPHSAHRSPYDQPQSMMKFGEQMSKFHGMPPSASNPQDLKYLPEMKYRVQDGSVKSQYSADNLIKSSAYPDHLSSMKYPPTDIDNSARSTPNQDSQGSNSNFQTQLHPHGNIPSPQTRAGSPQNQSPHLNQSQSTPLILSHPGLPSHHGSSHLPSNHPSLLSSSASPTVTPGGLTQQSQHLHGTANMPLGMSSGLNPANPSILPPTSTSSTHPTLHRPHQDIPSPLHHPLVGFGSHTSSSHNQSPSAPANNSRNESDRLERRDSGLHHRASPVGGMIPGSSSGLLTHPAIPHMHLGGPPTVPSVALPLLSSHHPSHLGPPLLPPNSSVPNAPLPLISSHSGSGLSDGRHTPISVPPSSTHAPTPTTASSAFSRTSPSVQYASLPPSSAHRTSSPSQPPNSLTRGSPLHLPHHSSASALSAAAAAAAERDRQALMRQQSPHMTPPPVSSSSLIASPLSKMYGQPPRSLGASSPPHHLRPGASPPVLRHPQMPLPLPLTGSMPTPMGMHPAHNPYSHHLIHPMFYPHQHNPFNAPYASYHPYSPAGYQFMARPPPPNAALEASVMSHHQSVPPRCDEPPAHVDKQMSISNSPSIHKQIKPPAPKTPQGSSSSGSNSGAGPYPSPHQYSQPHQFAESPLSAGKTSHMDALRAHAHSASSGLSHHPTDPVHVDIEPDPEPEVPSPTHNIQRGPSPDCKPDDTECHRSQSAIFVRRCDRGDYNSCTRTDLEFKPVADSKLARKREERDRKLAEKERERRQQQQQQAAQQQQQAAAAQQQQQQQQQQQQQQQQQQHQQQQAQQAAAQQQAQQQAAQQAKMKSEIKPYVDTPALRQLSEYARPHGFREFEDLKNAQAAAAASSRLDPHWMEFYRMRGLHPSQFPLYPNQAAISQLERERLGIPPSHHGLDPNDPMIRLAGEFHAHSHTHLHLHSQQQQEAVGFQLPPNVPPYPRPNMLLGREHNPEVLLRMSYADQLQAAEFRQTMDRAHTLHEQYFRHQDILKVRAMEEAARGKH from the exons ATGGCGGCCTCCACTCAGGGAGAAATCAGAGTGGGTTCCGGCCACCAGGTAAACGATGTCTAT GCAAAACTTCCCGATTACGAACcaattgaaaattacaaagaAGTTGATGAACGTGAATTAGAAGAAAAACGATGGAGTCCTGCAATTGTATTAGACGGCGATTTGTTAATGTACTTACGAGCTGCTAGATCTATGGCAGCATTTCAAGGTATGTGTGATGGGGGATCTCCAGAAGACGGATGTATGGCAGCGAGTCGTGATGATACTACAATAAACGCATTTGATGTT CTACATGATTCTGGATATGACCCAGGCAAAGCGTTGCAAGCATTAGTTAAGTGCCCTGTACCAAAGGGAATCGATAAAAAATGGACTGAAgatgaaacaaagaaatttattaaagGTTTGAGACAATTTGGAAAGAACTTTTTCCGAATACACAAGGATTTATTGCCGCACAAAGAAACT CCCGAATTAGTGGAATTTTACTATTTATGGAAGAAAACGCCCGGTGCCAACAATAATCGACCACATAGACGTCGACGGGCAGGTTCACTTCGACGGAATCGAGTGACCCGTGCAAGTAATGCACCAACAAATAAAAAGGAAGAAACTCCTGAACCGACCTCAACAGACACACGACCAGCATCGATAACGAAAGAGGATAATAGCTCATTGACAGAGGACGATGCAAGCGAGTGTGAAAGTGATTCGAGTACGACAAATAAAC GTTCGACATCAAATAATACTGAAATTCTTGGTGACGAGTCTCCATCGAGAATGAGGACTCGCAATAAGCAAGCCAAAGATCAATCCAGTAACAAGCGCCCGAAACGAGGTACTGATACTCCTGATACGGCTAACGATAATCCAAAAACACCCaacaaaaatgacaaaagAAAAAGCACCAATAATAAGCCAGAAACGCCAAAGGCAAAGAAACGTCCCAATATTGACGTGGATGCTGACAATGACACATCCGAGGACAAAGATAAACGTAAACGATGTGAT AGTCCCACTGAAAGCATCAACTCTGACAGTCGACCAGAATCTGTCATTGATGATCAGGAGAATACGAGTGAGCCTCCAGAGAGCTCTCTATCTGTTCATGTACCTAAAGATTCAGAAGAAAAACTGGAAGATCCTCTGTCCATAGCCATTATGGAACCACTCTCATGCGTCAGCAGCAATGAAAAGGACGAAGAAGTGGAAGAAGAATCGAATCAAGAACCTTCAATCGTTGATCCGAGCAGTGAACAAGCTGAACCAGATCCAGTTGTAGACGATAATGCAGAGGTGAAAGTCGAAACCAAGTTACcgaacgaagaagaagaagaggaaCAGAACACTGTGCCAACGGAAAATATCCCGGTAACGGGTTCCAGTCAACCAGAAGAGACGTTTGCACCACAACCAAATCCAGCGACTACGGCAGTTACTTCTGTTATAAATGCTGCAGTTTCTCCCAGCTCATTTGCTGCTAAGGAAGAGGAAATGGTTTCCGCTATAGCGAATATCAAGCAGGAAACGACCTCAGCTACCACAGGAGCTGTAAACTATGCTTCTAAAGATGTTTTGTACATCAAAAAGGAGCCTGGAGATGATTCTACAGACAATAGCAACAGTAATGAACCGCATGACTTGAAGGTCAAAGTCGAAATAAAGACTGAAAAGAAGCCAGAAGCGTCTGAACAGGAACCGAAATTCGAGGAAGATCACACTGCTGTTGCGAAACCACCATCATTCGAAGGGCATATAAAATACGGAATGACTGATCCTCACATGAAATACGGGATGGAAGCTACGAAGTATGGCGAtccaatgaaattttcacatGAGAATCCGAGCAAATATCCGCCTGATATGACTATGAAGTATCCACCACAAGAGACATTAAAATATAATCCCGATGGAGTGATGAAGTATGACATGAAGCCATACAtggaaaatcctcaaaaataCACGGACGAATCAATGAAACCGTACCCGGAGAATCCAATGAAAATGGAACAGCCACAAGTGCTGAAAGGAGGTCCATATCAAACAGAACCAGCTGACATGAAATATAATCCAGAGAGCCAGCACAAGTATACAATGCCGCCAGAAGCACTGAAGTATGAAAACGACGAAGGGGCCGCAGGTATGAACAAACACTCCTACCCCGAACCACACTCTGCTCATCGATCTCCATACGATCAACCGCAGTCTATGATGAAATTTGGAGAACAAATGTCGAAATTCCATGGAATGCCACCGAGTGCTTCAAATCCACAAGATTTGAAGTATTTACCAGAAATGAAGTACCGCGTTCAAGATGGCTCCGTAAAATCACAATACTCTGCGGACAACTTGATTAAAAGTTCGGCTTATCCCGATCATCTTAGTTCGATGAAATACCCACCGACGGATATCGATAACTCGGCACGGTCCACTCCGAATCAGGATAGTCAGGGAAGTAACAGCAATTTCCAGACACAGCTTCATCCACATGGAAATATTCCGTCGCCACAAACAAGAGCTGGCTCTCCACAAAATCAGTCACCACATTTAAATCAATCTCAATCGACTCCACTGATACTTAGTCATCCTGGTCTCCCCAGTCATCACGGCAGCAGTCATCTACCTTCGAATCATCCATCACTACTATCCTCAAGTGCATCACCAACTGTTACACCTGGTGGCCTTACGCAGCAATCACAACACTTGCATGGAACTGCAAATATGCCTCTTGGCATGTCTAGTGGATTGAATCCAGCGAATCCGTCGATACTTCCCCCAACTAGTACTTCTTCTACACATCCAACGTTGCATCGACCTCACCAAGATATACCATCTCCGCTACATCATCCATTAGTTGGTTTTGGGTCGCATACGTCGAGTAGTCACAATCAGAGCCCATCGGCACCAGCCAACAATTCAAGAAATGAATCAGATCGACTCGAAAGAAGAGATAGCGGACTACATCACCGTGCGTCGCCTGTTGGTGGAATGATTCCTGGGAGCAGTTCGGGATTGCTCACTCATCCAGCGATTCCACATATGCATCTTGGTGGACCGCCGACCGTTCCATCTGTTGCTTTGCCACTATTATCATCGCATCATCCAAGTCATTTGGGGCCACCATTGCTACCTCCAAACTCTTCTGTACCAAATGCTCCATTGCCTCTGATCAGCAGTCATTCTGGAAGTGGTTTGAGCGATGGCCGACATACACCAATTTCTGTTCCGCCATCTTCGACACACGCCCCAACGCCAACCACTGCTAGTTCAGCATTTAGTCGTACAAGTCCAAGTGTTCAGTATGCTTCGTTACCACCTTCGTCTGCTCATCGCACAAGTTCTCCATCACAACCACCGAATAGTTTAACAAGAGGAAGTCCGCTACATTTACCACACCATTCATCTGCATCAGCCTTGTCTGCGGCTGCAGCAGCAGCTGCTGAACGTGATCGTCAAGCTTTAATGCGTCAGCAATCACCACATATGACACCTCCGCCAGTGTCATCATCATCGCTGATAGCAAGTCCATtaagcaaaatgtatggacaGCCGCCAAGATCGTTGGGCGCATCGTCTCCACCACATCACTTGCGACCAGGAGCTTCACCTCCAGTTCTCCGACATCCACAAATGCCTCTTCCACTTCCATTAACTGGAAGTATGCCTACACCAATGGGAATGCATCCAGCACATAATCCTTACTCTCACCATTTGATTCATCCAATGTTCTATCCGCATCAACACAATCCATTCAACGCTCCGTACGCCTCTTATCATCCGTATTCTCCAGCTGGCTATCAATTTATGGCTAGACCGCCACCTCCGAATGCAGCACTTGAAGCGAGTGTCATGTCTCACCATCAAAGTGTTCCACCACGATGTGACGAACCGCCAGCACATGTGGACAAACAAATGTCCATATCCAATTCACCGAGCATTCACAAACAG ATTAAACCTCCAGCACCTAAAACTCCACAGGGAAGTAGTAGCAGCGGAAGTAACAGTGGAGCAGGACCGTATCCGAGTCCACATCAATATTCTCAACCACATCAATTTGCCGAATCGCCATTGTCGGCGGGTAAAACAAGCCACATGGATGCGTTGAGAGCACATGCACATTCGGCTAGTAGCGGACTGAGTCATCATCCAACAGATCCTGTTCATGTCGATATCGAACCAGATCCTGAACCAGAAGTTCCTAGCCCTACACATAACATACAGCGCGGTCCTAGTCCCGATTGTAAGCCGGATGATACAGAATGCCATCGTTCGCAGTCGGCAAT ATTTGTTCGCCGATGTGACCGTGGTGATTACAATTCATGCACACGAACCGATCTCGAGTTCAAGCCTGTTGCAGATTCGAAATTAGCAAGAAAGCGAGAGGAACGGGATCGGAAATTGGCCGAGAAGGAACGTGAACGTCgtcaacagcaacaacagcaaGCTGctcaacagcaacaacaagcTGCAGCTGcccaacagcagcagcagcagcaacaacagcaacaacaacaacagcagcagcaacagcaCCAGCAACAACAGGCCCAACAAGCTGCCGCTCAACAACAAGCTCAACAACAGGCTGCACAACAAGCCAAAATGAAATCGGAAATCAAACCGTATGTCGACACACCAGCATTGAGACAGTTGTCCGAGTATGCTAGACCGCATGGTTTCAG agaATTTGAGGATCTGAAAAATGCTCAAGCTGCAGCTGCTGCGTCTTCGAGACTTGATCCACATTGGATGGAATTTTACAGGATGCG CGGTCTTCATCCATCCCAATTCCCCCTTTATCCGAACCAAGCAGCTATATCTCAACTGGAACGCGAACGACTTGGCATACCTCCTTCACATCATGGACTTGATCCGAACGATCCAATG ATACGATTGGCTGGCGAATTTCACGCCCATTCTCATACTCATTTACATTTGCATTCACAGCAACAGCAAGAAGCAGTCGGATTCCAGCTACCAC CCAACGTACCACCATATCCACGACCGAATATGTTATTGGGGAGGGAACACAATCCGGAAGTTTTGCTGCGTATGTCCTACGCTGATCAATTGCAG GCGGCCGAGTTCCGACAGACGATGGATCGAGCGCATACATTGCACGAACAGTACTTCAG ACATCAAGACATATTGAAAGTCAGAGCAATGGAAGAGGCAGCACGAGGAAAACATTAG